In Chiloscyllium plagiosum isolate BGI_BamShark_2017 chromosome 39, ASM401019v2, whole genome shotgun sequence, one genomic interval encodes:
- the LOC122541965 gene encoding achaete-scute homolog 2-like, translating to MPISTELEPGARALAGRKGRASPAVLSRGPRRAADAGDRRNARERDRVRLVNLGFANLQRHVPQSRAGKRMSKVDTLRSASNYIRALELLLREPGTQDSPRSTISVTVSGSPSDSSPSDSPPSDSPLSSYSSGDTSQDSSCSGRDLVAYKEWLRIE from the coding sequence ATGCCAATCAGCACAGAGCTGGAGCCAGGGGCGCGTGCCTTGGCAGGACGGAAGGGGAGGGCGAGCCCGGCCGTTCTCTCGCGGGGACCTCGGCGTGCTGCTGACGCTGGTGACCGACGCAACGCACGGGAGAGGGACCGGGTGCGGCTGGTCAACCTGGGCTTCGCCAACCTGCAGCGGCACGTGCCCCAGAGCCGGGCAGGCAAGAGGATGAGCAAGGTGGACACCCTGAGGTCAGCCAGCAACTACATCCGGGCGCTGGAGCTGCTGCTGAGGGAACCGGGCACCCAAGACTCCCCGCGGTCTACCATCTCAGTGACGGTCAGCGGGTCCCCCTCCGACTCATCCCCCTCTGACTCGCCTCCCTCTGACTCCCCCCTCTCTTCTTACTCCTCGGGGGATACCTCCCAGGACTCCAGCTGCTCTGGGCGGGACCTCGTGGCCTacaaggaatggctgaggattgAGTGA